In a single window of the Elaeis guineensis isolate ETL-2024a chromosome 4, EG11, whole genome shotgun sequence genome:
- the LOC105044100 gene encoding LOW QUALITY PROTEIN: 4-coumarate--CoA ligase-like 6 (The sequence of the model RefSeq protein was modified relative to this genomic sequence to represent the inferred CDS: inserted 1 base in 1 codon), with protein MLHNKDSTIAKDMMQLLNIFSDSFGLREELFFPESNFLRSNFPGSYFLEIGFWPQSKQIGIEEIEQFFFFFSPTLVNSREHFTSMSPNQIQYPSFFSPETGIYTSKHXPRDLPQNPFQDLVSFLFSHGHQGATALVDSVSGLSISYPKLRDMVESMASGLDHIGISSGHVVLVLLPNTILFPVIILGVMSVGAIFTTMNPLCKPGEIKKQMSISKAELVFTFSENVGKFDGLGVRVVTVPERLDFDATEFSSFGHLLSRDPKQAPKPLIRQTDAAAILFSSGTSGPSKGVVITHANFVAMVELFTRFDASQYNTESWKNVYLAAVPMFHVYGLSLFTMGLLSLGSTVVVLRRFDPKEAIRVIDRYKVSHFPAVPPMLAALVMGVKDSSGCNLRSLRQVSCGAAPISENLIQNFLEAFPHVDFIQFPKNFVSSGYGMTESTAVGTRGFNTADCKKYTSVGLLAPNTEAKIVDLKTGSGLPPECRGELWLRGPGIMQGYLNDEDATSSTIVEDGWLRTGDLAYFDQDGYLYVLDRLKDTIKYKGFQIAPADLEALLICHPEILDVAVTSAEDEEAGEIPVAFVVRRPGGMLSSSEVIEYIAKQVAPYKKVRKVVFVNSIPKSAAGKVLRRLLRNYHGASKM; from the exons ATGTTGCATAACAAGGATAGCACAATAGCCAAGGACATGATGCAACTTCTCAACATTTTTAGT gactcatttggtttgcgggaagaacttttctttccAGAAAGTAATTTTCTGAGAAGTAACTTTCCAGGAAGTTACTTCCTGGAAATAGGATTTTG GCCGCAATCGAAGCAAATTGGGATTGAGGAAATCGAGCAG ttttttttcttcttttctccaaCGCTGGTGAATTCTCGTGAGCATTTCACCTCCATGTCTCCTAACCAGATCCAATATCCAAGCTTTTTCTCACCAGAGACCGGCATCTATACCAGCAAGC CCCCAAGAGACCTTCCCCAGAACCCATTCCAGGACTTGGTGTCCTTCCTCTTCTCCCATGGCCACCAAGGTGCCACAGCCCTGGTCGACTCCGTGTCCGGGCTCTCCATATCCTATCCCAAGCTTCGCGACATGGTCGAGTCCATGGCCTCTGGCCTCGACCACATCGGCATCTCCAGCGGCCATGTGGTTCTGGTTCTGTTGCCCAATACCATTCTCTTCCCTGTTATAATACTGGGCGTTATGTCCGTAGGCGCCATTTTTACTACGATGAATCCTTTGTGCAAGCCCGGGGAGATTAAGAAACAGATGAGCATTTCCAAGGCTGAATTGGTCTTCACCTTCTCTGAAAACGTGGGAAAGTTTGATGGACTGGGTGTTCGGGTAGTCACAGTACCCGAAAGATTGGATTTTGATGCAACAGAATTCTCTAGCTTCGGTCATCTTCTTTCGAGGGATCCGAAACAAGCACCAAAGCCTCTAATTCGGCAGACGGACGCCGCTGCGATACTGTTTTCTTCAGGCACTTCTGGACCCAGCAAAGGAGTCGTCATCACGCACGCAAATTTCGTCGCAATGGTGGAGCTCTTTACCCGGTTCGATGCTTCGCAGTATAATACCGAGAGTTGGAAGAATGTGTACCTTGCTGCCGTACCTATGTTTCATGTCTACGGTCTGTCGCTCTTCACAATGGGGCTCCTTTCCTTGGGTTCCACAGTTGTGGTTTTGCGGAGGTTCGATCCGAAGGAAGCAATTAGAGTTATCGATAGATACAAGGTCTCTCATTTCCCGGCTGTCCCACCAATGTTGGCAGCTCTTGTGATGGGAGTTAAAGATTCCAGTGGCTGTAATTTGAGGTCTTTGAGACAGGTCTCTTGTGGGGCAGCTCCTATTAGTGAAAATTTGATACAGAACTTCCTAGAAGCCTTTCCTCATGTTGATTTCATTCAG ttTCCTAAAAATTTTGTTTCCTCAGGATATGGGATGACTGAGTCTACTGCAGTAGGAACTCGTGGTTTCAATACAGCAGATTGTAAAAAGTATACTTCGGTAGGACTGTTAGCTCCAAACACGGAAGCCAAAATAGTGGATTTGAAAACTGGATCTGGTTTGCCTCCGGAATGCAGGGGTGAGCTTTGGCTACGTGGACCGGGTATCATGCAAG GATACTTAAATGATGAGGATGCTACATCATCAACAATTGTTGAGGATGGTTGGTTAAGGACAGGCGATCTTGCATATTTTGATCAAGATGGGTACTTGTATGTGTTGGACCGCTTGAAAGATACAATCAAGTACAAGGGATTTCAG ATAGCTCCAGCTGACTTAGAGGCCCTACTGATTTGCCACCCTGAGATTCTTGATGTTGCAGTGACATC TGCTGAAGATGAAGAGGCTGGGGAGATACCGGTTGCATTTGTGGTTAGGAGACCTGGAGGCATGCTTTCTTCTTCAGAAGTAATTGAATACATAGCTAAGCAG GTAGCTCCATATAAGAAGGTGAGGAAGGTCGTATTTGTGAACTCAATTCCCAAGTCAGCAGCAGGAAAGGTATTGAGAAGGCTTCTGAGGAACTACCATGGGGCTTCCAAGATGTAA